The DNA segment TTGAAACACTAAGCTGCAAATCTAAGCAAATCATTTCTCTGCCCCATACACTCATTTATAATTTCTGTATATGATTTATGTTATAATGGTCTCGCCATCATTTACACGGATAGCGCATACAACAAATACTATACTTGTTCAAGAAAGGGACAGCTCATGAACATATTAAGTCCTTCTTATATGCAGGTTGTTGTTACTGCAGGAGCCATCTTTATGGCCGTGCTTGCTTTATTTATTCGGTTAAAGGCCAGCCGCAGGCCTGTGACAATTAAGAAAATCATTATTCCGCCGCTCGGCATGACTACAGGCTTTGGGATGTTTATCGTTCCTGAAACGCATATTCCCATGCTTTGGGGCGTACTCGCCTTCGCTGTAGGCGCATTGCTCTTCTCCTACCCGCTCAATCGCAGCACCCAATTTGAGATCATCGACGGCGAGGTCTATGTCAAACGAACTCGCGGTTTCGCGTATATCCTGATCGGCTTGCTTGCACTTAGGCTTGTCCTGCATGAGGTCGTTGAGCAATATATCTCACTTTTTCAAACGGGCGCCGTATTTTTCCTGCTGGCCTATGGAATGATTTTAAGCTGGCGATTGTATATGCTAAAGGAATACCGCCGCATTAATGATCAGGCGCCAACCAACTAACTTCCTTCCAACATATTTAATTTTATATGGGGACGCAATCTTTTTCCACTAATTTCTATCATTAAGCAACAACAGGTTATCTGGATGACGCTGAACGTCCCCGGATAACCTGTTTTTTGTGACTAGAATTTAATTGCGGAAGCTTGCAAATCATGCCTTTGCCTGTCCCTCGCTGGGACGAAGGATCGCCGAACCGACGATTAACAATACAAAGGCCATAAGCACCAGTATGAGCAGAGGGATGCCGATGCCTTGGAGGCTGCTCCCGGAGGACAGCAGCTCAATCGCCTCAATCGCCCATTTCTGCGGGACAAAGTTAGCTACCTTCTGCATATATTCCGGCATGAAGGAGATCGGCCAAAAACAGCCTCCGATCATGCAGGTCGGAGTAATAATCAGGCTGTTCAGCATACCTGCGTTCTGCGGATTGCGGATAAGCCCGGCTGCTGCGCTAGCAATTCCCATCGCGACGAGCATAAATGCGGCCAATACGATAAAATGCTGGTACAGCGGGATTCCGGCATCATAACGCAGCACCGAGCGGCTGAGCAGCAGCACGATGGCAATTTGAATGACACCGACAAAGAAGCTGCCTAGAAAATTGCCCGCGGCAATCTCCCACGCCCTGACCGGCGCGCTGAATACGCGTGCCATTGTGCGCTTACTGCGATCTTCGACGATTTGCGTCACCGAGCTGCTGATTAAGCTCATGAGGAACATCAGCGTAAAGC comes from the Paenibacillus lentus genome and includes:
- a CDS encoding CcdC family protein, which gives rise to MNILSPSYMQVVVTAGAIFMAVLALFIRLKASRRPVTIKKIIIPPLGMTTGFGMFIVPETHIPMLWGVLAFAVGALLFSYPLNRSTQFEIIDGEVYVKRTRGFAYILIGLLALRLVLHEVVEQYISLFQTGAVFFLLAYGMILSWRLYMLKEYRRINDQAPTN
- a CDS encoding ABC transporter permease, with translation MSSLTIAWNVIRRTIGTKKGMAGYILLPCVVIALVIALLGREDMMLAQIAYVDKDQGMASAYLLAELANKPNYALKSYEDEADMKEALLSKKGSTGFVIPAGFTEGVYSGNVPNFQVYDLMTSETTFTLRVNLDGIVRGMVSSAELVKTSTGENDPDQTILASVFKETRKHRVTAVDHNLRLYPKEGLSTVTGFTLMFLMSLISSSVTQIVEDRSKRTMARVFSAPVRAWEIAAGNFLGSFFVGVIQIAIVLLLSRSVLRYDAGIPLYQHFIVLAAFMLVAMGIASAAAGLIRNPQNAGMLNSLIITPTCMIGGCFWPISFMPEYMQKVANFVPQKWAIEAIELLSSGSSLQGIGIPLLILVLMAFVLLIVGSAILRPSEGQAKA